One segment of Anatilimnocola aggregata DNA contains the following:
- a CDS encoding aspartate kinase, producing the protein MPIIVQKFGGSSVATPEKILAAARKAIRAKQEGNQVVMVVSAMGDTTDDLIDLANRITDKPPAREMDMLLSTGEQQSCALMAIAISSLGHKAVSLTGAQIGVKTDATFRKARIKSIETARLKKLLDEGNIIIAAGFQGIDDDFNITTLGRGGSDTTAVALAAVLRADACEIYTDVDGVYTTDPRVIPEARRVSRISYDEMLELASLGAGVMHSRSIEFGKKFDTPIHVRSSFTDVPGTMIVTEPERPDMPVCGAAITKDEARITVQGIPDKPGTSLEIFSRIAARNISVDMIVQNVGESGKADISFTVPKNELDASLDAVREGVKLVGAGTITSDDNVAKVSVVGLGMARQTGVAEKMFRALATAGINIGMITTSEIKISVLVPRDQSQQALRVVHSSFELEKAPTTPIKPWMPKHIGTDAAAVVARLQGLNMEDLTIDDVSLDSTQARVTILGVPDTPGIAAKVFEEVAAAGIFVDMIVQSYPTTEALATLSFTVPQEQLEHSVTVAKKVAASLACRGVTNSPKIAKLSVSGVGLRTHTGVAIRMFRSLAEAGINLDLINTSEVRVNVVVDGAQGEKGLKQLQTAFADVLR; encoded by the coding sequence ATGCCAATCATTGTGCAGAAGTTCGGCGGCAGTAGCGTCGCCACTCCCGAAAAAATTCTCGCCGCTGCTCGCAAGGCAATTCGCGCGAAGCAAGAAGGTAACCAGGTAGTGATGGTCGTCTCGGCGATGGGCGACACGACCGACGACCTGATTGACCTGGCCAATCGCATTACCGATAAGCCCCCGGCGCGCGAAATGGACATGCTCCTCTCGACCGGCGAGCAACAAAGTTGCGCGCTGATGGCAATTGCCATCAGCTCGCTAGGGCACAAAGCCGTCAGCTTGACCGGCGCACAGATCGGCGTGAAGACGGACGCTACTTTCCGCAAAGCGCGCATCAAGAGCATCGAAACAGCCCGGCTGAAGAAGCTGCTTGACGAAGGGAATATCATTATCGCCGCAGGCTTTCAGGGGATCGATGACGACTTTAATATCACCACACTCGGTCGTGGCGGCAGCGATACCACGGCGGTCGCGCTGGCAGCTGTATTGCGTGCCGATGCCTGCGAAATCTACACCGACGTTGATGGCGTCTATACGACCGACCCGCGCGTGATTCCCGAAGCACGGCGCGTGAGCCGCATCAGCTACGACGAAATGCTGGAATTGGCCAGCCTTGGCGCGGGGGTGATGCACAGTCGCAGCATCGAATTCGGCAAGAAGTTTGATACGCCGATCCACGTCCGCAGCAGTTTCACAGATGTTCCCGGTACCATGATCGTCACCGAGCCGGAACGGCCCGATATGCCGGTCTGCGGCGCTGCCATCACCAAGGACGAAGCCCGCATCACCGTGCAAGGTATTCCCGATAAACCGGGAACCAGCCTCGAGATCTTCTCGAGAATCGCCGCGCGCAACATCTCGGTCGATATGATCGTGCAAAATGTGGGCGAAAGTGGCAAAGCCGATATCTCGTTCACCGTTCCCAAGAATGAACTCGATGCTTCGCTGGACGCCGTGCGCGAAGGTGTGAAGTTGGTCGGCGCCGGAACAATCACCTCGGACGACAACGTGGCCAAGGTTTCCGTCGTCGGTCTGGGAATGGCTCGGCAAACGGGCGTGGCCGAAAAGATGTTCCGCGCACTGGCAACGGCGGGCATCAACATCGGCATGATCACAACCAGCGAAATCAAAATCTCAGTTCTGGTTCCTCGCGACCAATCGCAACAAGCGCTGCGAGTCGTACACTCGTCGTTCGAACTCGAAAAAGCACCGACGACTCCCATCAAACCATGGATGCCCAAGCATATCGGCACCGATGCAGCTGCAGTTGTTGCCAGGCTGCAAGGTCTGAACATGGAAGACCTGACCATCGACGATGTTTCGCTTGATTCGACGCAGGCTCGCGTGACGATTCTCGGCGTACCGGACACCCCGGGCATCGCGGCCAAAGTTTTCGAAGAGGTTGCCGCTGCCGGAATCTTTGTCGACATGATCGTGCAGAGCTACCCAACGACTGAGGCACTGGCAACGCTCAGCTTCACGGTGCCGCAGGAACAACTGGAACACAGTGTTACCGTTGCCAAGAAAGTCGCGGCAAGTCTGGCTTGCCGTGGAGTGACGAACAGCCCTAAGATTGCCAAGCTTTCGGTTTCTGGCGTCGGTTTGCGGACGCATACGGGTGTCGCCATTCGCATGTTCCGCTCGCTGGCCGAAGCCGGCATCAATCTCGACTTGATCAACACGAGCGAAGTCCGTGTAAACGTCGTCGTCGATGGTGCGCAGGGAGAGAAGGGACTGAAGCAATTGCAAACTGCCTTTGCAGATGTGTTGCGCTAG
- a CDS encoding PIN/TRAM domain-containing protein translates to MALLVLRCVFMLVASGVATLFVGLLRDYTGSPAIPWMIFFGILLLAGSVIAADIFVPRKQIDVISGVYFGLLIGVLLTYILMLALAPLLPEADPNNREVPIARIVVQLMLGMVLCYTCISVLLQTKDDFRFIIPYVEFAKEVKGLKPFILDTSVVIDGRIADFAETNVLESQLIMPRFVLNELQAIADSSDKLRRARGRRGLDVLNRLRSNENIDLKIYDREMPEFVNQPVDMKLVLLAKHLGGKVVTGDYNLNKVAKLHNVQVVNLNDISNSLKPVFLPGEALAVRIVKPGEEAGQGVGYLDDGTMIVVEGGREHVGKEVKISVTSVLQTSAGRMIFGRATA, encoded by the coding sequence ATGGCACTGCTTGTTCTTCGTTGCGTGTTCATGCTTGTCGCCAGCGGTGTGGCCACCCTGTTCGTCGGCTTATTGCGCGACTATACGGGGTCGCCGGCTATTCCGTGGATGATCTTCTTTGGGATCTTGCTCCTTGCGGGCTCCGTAATTGCCGCCGATATTTTTGTTCCACGCAAGCAGATCGACGTCATTTCGGGGGTTTATTTTGGCCTACTCATTGGTGTTCTGCTGACCTACATCTTGATGCTTGCCTTGGCACCGCTGCTCCCCGAAGCAGACCCCAATAACCGCGAGGTCCCCATTGCTCGCATCGTCGTGCAATTGATGCTCGGCATGGTGCTTTGCTACACGTGTATCAGCGTGCTGTTGCAAACCAAGGACGACTTTCGCTTCATTATTCCCTACGTGGAATTCGCCAAGGAAGTAAAGGGCCTGAAGCCGTTTATTCTCGATACGAGTGTGGTAATCGATGGTCGCATCGCCGATTTTGCCGAAACCAATGTGCTCGAGAGTCAGCTAATCATGCCGCGCTTCGTGCTGAACGAACTGCAGGCCATCGCTGATAGCAGCGACAAATTGCGCCGCGCGCGCGGGCGTCGCGGGCTCGATGTGCTCAATCGCTTGCGCAGCAACGAGAACATCGACCTGAAGATATACGACCGCGAAATGCCTGAGTTCGTCAATCAGCCGGTCGATATGAAGCTGGTTCTGCTCGCCAAGCATCTCGGTGGCAAGGTTGTCACCGGCGACTACAACTTGAACAAGGTTGCCAAGCTGCACAACGTGCAAGTCGTCAACCTGAACGACATCTCCAATTCGCTTAAGCCCGTTTTCTTACCGGGCGAAGCTCTGGCCGTGCGAATTGTGAAGCCGGGCGAAGAAGCTGGCCAGGGCGTTGGTTATCTTGACGACGGCACTATGATTGTCGTTGAAGGGGGCCGCGAACACGTCGGCAAAGAAGTGAAGATCTCAGTCACCAGCGTGCTGCAAACCAGCGCTGGTCGAATGATCTTTGGCCGTGCGACGGCTTAA
- a CDS encoding GGDEF domain-containing protein translates to MDILTLGLPASVALAAIAVIGYCFGQRTQPVLSDDAQLRRELKRARGIIRDLEKVAQQVRRDLATHQGSLGKFRSRLRDLTEAGEIQEHEPMGQLANETEKLLEPTQHLTERLAQAYELIRQQANQLMSFSEVRTDNLTGLGNRKSLETMLASQLDMHRRYGLVCSVAMFDIDHFKHLNTEQGLSRGDEVLKQVGQMLDQYARESDVICRYGGEEFVAVLPGTGLRGAVAFAERMRTTIEKLSPVTVSCGVAEVLPQDDVAGLLSRTDAALYSAKAGGRNQVMQHTTHGVVPALKPETINSTKGSITGRLVPTEAAARTTLSQVTETLRTRQFIRQATTSVVRDNSLLA, encoded by the coding sequence ATGGATATTTTGACTTTGGGTTTGCCGGCTTCGGTCGCTTTGGCTGCCATTGCCGTAATTGGCTACTGCTTTGGCCAGCGTACGCAACCCGTTCTCAGCGATGACGCGCAGCTGCGGCGCGAGCTGAAGCGGGCCCGGGGAATCATTCGCGACTTGGAGAAGGTTGCGCAGCAGGTGCGTCGCGATTTGGCGACGCATCAAGGAAGCCTCGGGAAGTTTCGTAGCCGATTGCGCGACTTGACCGAAGCGGGTGAAATTCAAGAGCACGAACCGATGGGCCAACTGGCCAATGAAACAGAAAAGCTCCTTGAACCGACGCAGCACCTGACCGAACGGTTAGCGCAAGCGTACGAGTTGATCCGCCAACAAGCCAATCAGCTGATGTCGTTCAGTGAAGTGCGTACCGATAACCTGACCGGGCTGGGGAATCGCAAGTCGCTGGAAACCATGCTGGCTTCGCAGCTCGATATGCATAGGCGGTATGGATTGGTCTGCTCCGTCGCGATGTTCGACATCGACCACTTTAAACATCTGAACACCGAGCAGGGCTTGTCGCGGGGCGATGAAGTCCTGAAGCAGGTTGGCCAGATGCTCGATCAGTATGCGCGCGAGTCGGATGTCATCTGCCGTTATGGTGGCGAAGAATTCGTGGCCGTGCTGCCTGGCACTGGTCTACGCGGGGCCGTGGCTTTTGCAGAGAGGATGCGGACCACGATCGAAAAGCTCTCACCTGTCACGGTCAGTTGTGGCGTGGCCGAGGTCTTGCCGCAAGACGATGTTGCTGGCCTTCTCTCGCGAACCGATGCCGCGCTGTATTCGGCCAAGGCCGGTGGTCGCAACCAGGTGATGCAACACACAACTCATGGCGTTGTCCCTGCCCTCAAGCCCGAGACGATTAATAGCACGAAAGGGAGCATCACCGGCCGGCTCGTCCCGACGGAAGCGGCCGCCCGTACAACCCTTTCTCAAGTCACTGAAACGCTACGTACGCGACAGTTCATTCGTCAGGCGACGACTTCCGTCGTACGCGATAATTCACTACTCGCGTAG
- a CDS encoding DNA polymerase, translating into MDPILMTSDIFRKFLLPGWEARLERSEANPQAAPATPVLLRSAAYYESNIHFVGDEVGGQAMVEFVRQRPVTHVGFVTEVQYSRPGVVVKVLDGQSQLWNDPRSVVPLLFSFALIETHQDGKVQLFRFVAGVDNSAVLPYVQAVLDLPLSFCCHFASANLQCLWQLGLREPRVLWDSWVAQRCQLLGRFHVRNQPRNQDDGTRSVYTKYGSEQEIANRCDLVSVCRQHGIEHPFAGSKEERRRSFLGHRVGRPFSQRQIDYSAADAVAVGLLYSLQVNEAMRTNALTHLQTVEMPWAVTNARMHYDGIYLCPKRLAQVHQACVANFKRLSAELQDHGLENANNQRQVERFMQKKGLLEYFRQGDEYSFDDNRLEAIEDRDPAIAKLRQCRRIRRLLNDKMFSGELIGADGRCHPDHRQLGAESTRNSMRWPNIGGIGKALRPLVVPQNTQTRGIGEVDLSQIEVGIAAALYSEPRLVEMFNSGDVYSRMAKKYYHSQLPSEAIKLPDGEFKKWYKVERSRMKVFTLATIYNITARGLSTQLGIAQHSAQQQLDEFLGLFPELARALKQAADYGQIRGYVELVTGVRRYRGREGLLTQWETNWMRNTPVQGSAAVVFKAAGNRLYRLYPQYSARLLLPLHDAFVFEAPRHQLAAVAKVTAAVMRNAVKEYFPVLKPQVDINIERPESWNKDGKHQSLDLWCTDPELATKYLNS; encoded by the coding sequence ATGGACCCCATACTTATGACAAGTGACATATTCAGAAAGTTCCTTTTGCCCGGCTGGGAAGCGCGGCTGGAACGGTCAGAAGCTAACCCCCAAGCAGCACCAGCCACACCAGTCCTGCTTCGTTCAGCGGCCTACTATGAGTCGAATATTCATTTTGTAGGGGACGAGGTTGGCGGGCAGGCGATGGTCGAGTTCGTCCGCCAGCGGCCCGTAACGCACGTCGGATTTGTTACTGAGGTACAGTACTCTCGCCCCGGCGTGGTGGTGAAGGTTCTCGATGGCCAGTCGCAACTTTGGAATGACCCGCGGTCAGTCGTCCCGTTGCTCTTCAGTTTCGCGCTTATCGAGACCCACCAAGATGGAAAGGTCCAACTGTTCCGGTTTGTAGCGGGCGTGGACAACTCGGCCGTGCTGCCGTACGTGCAGGCTGTGCTGGATCTGCCGTTATCGTTCTGTTGCCATTTTGCGTCTGCGAACCTGCAATGTCTATGGCAGCTGGGGCTGCGCGAGCCACGAGTACTCTGGGATTCCTGGGTGGCCCAACGCTGCCAGTTGTTGGGTCGGTTCCACGTTCGCAATCAGCCGCGGAACCAAGACGATGGCACGCGAAGTGTGTACACCAAGTATGGCTCAGAGCAAGAAATTGCGAACCGGTGCGACCTAGTTTCAGTTTGCCGCCAGCATGGTATTGAGCACCCATTTGCCGGCAGCAAAGAAGAACGCCGAAGGTCGTTCCTCGGGCACAGGGTAGGACGACCGTTTTCCCAGCGACAAATTGACTACTCCGCTGCAGATGCGGTGGCCGTGGGCCTTCTCTATTCGCTGCAGGTCAACGAAGCGATGCGAACCAATGCACTTACTCACCTGCAAACAGTAGAAATGCCATGGGCGGTGACCAACGCCCGAATGCACTATGACGGTATTTACCTCTGCCCCAAACGGCTGGCACAGGTTCACCAAGCCTGCGTGGCGAATTTCAAACGGCTCTCCGCAGAGTTGCAAGACCACGGATTGGAAAACGCGAACAACCAGCGACAGGTCGAGCGGTTCATGCAGAAGAAAGGACTGCTCGAATATTTCCGCCAAGGGGACGAATACTCGTTCGATGATAACCGCCTGGAAGCAATTGAAGACCGCGATCCGGCGATTGCTAAACTGCGACAGTGCCGCCGAATTCGGCGGCTGTTAAACGACAAGATGTTCAGTGGTGAATTGATCGGCGCCGACGGTCGTTGTCATCCTGACCACCGGCAACTGGGCGCTGAGTCCACCCGTAACAGCATGCGCTGGCCCAACATTGGCGGCATTGGCAAGGCCCTGCGCCCGCTCGTTGTACCCCAAAACACTCAGACCAGGGGAATCGGAGAAGTAGATCTGTCGCAGATAGAGGTTGGCATCGCAGCTGCTTTATACAGCGAACCGCGATTGGTTGAGATGTTCAATTCCGGCGATGTGTATTCCAGGATGGCGAAAAAGTACTACCACAGCCAACTTCCATCCGAGGCAATCAAATTGCCTGATGGGGAATTCAAGAAGTGGTATAAAGTTGAGCGGTCCCGGATGAAAGTCTTCACGCTGGCCACGATCTATAACATTACAGCTCGTGGGTTATCAACCCAGCTAGGGATTGCCCAACACTCCGCCCAGCAACAGCTGGACGAGTTCCTCGGTCTGTTCCCGGAACTGGCGCGTGCGCTGAAGCAGGCTGCCGATTATGGTCAGATTCGCGGCTATGTGGAGTTAGTCACAGGCGTCCGACGCTATCGCGGGCGGGAAGGCCTGCTAACCCAGTGGGAGACGAACTGGATGCGCAACACGCCGGTTCAGGGATCGGCAGCTGTTGTCTTTAAAGCGGCGGGGAATCGCCTCTATCGGCTTTATCCACAGTACAGTGCGAGACTTCTGCTCCCACTTCACGATGCGTTTGTGTTCGAGGCACCCAGGCATCAATTGGCCGCCGTCGCGAAAGTGACCGCCGCGGTAATGCGCAACGCCGTAAAGGAGTATTTTCCGGTTTTGAAGCCGCAAGTGGACATCAACATTGAGCGCCCAGAAAGCTGGAATAAGGATGGCAAGCATCAGTCGCTGGACCTCTGGTGCACTGACCCGGAGCTTGCAACCAAGTATCTCAACTCGTAA
- a CDS encoding helix-turn-helix domain-containing protein has translation MRKTIRAKRMLTLVDESNILLHDRRRSITAVGLSQFLTIQRQLSADSKLGELPKEWVRWTETLIAASESDLRLNSWTAPRGSRKWAIATQRLGRQRAGRDFQFLGFDLGAFGKSDVRSRRLREGNLSFAAPVRLGKEYVVFSASTASHLVGYRTDPDSNRKSPTSPYADHRFSNPNTRFFNLNWIGGAAKYFPGNAPQIFDFYAEKIARNIRAGKRTLLIARKRFIPTCSNGLQACLVRLGISNARVITENWDSHCLADPVNVPLINYGVSGINRFEEFDAAYCLMSYYANPEAIERTLQDLDPVDGGWRVEIRYDSLRGRLAEVGNPASRSTAIPALAQDILVQQEGDVIVQAIGRVRPFTKPREVITFHTGKLPNVDFDVEFDSLAQARAYFEVLSRRDADRSLRVVQAAHIQRRKAQGASNQQIATELGLSRRTVSRRTTQKW, from the coding sequence ATGCGGAAGACCATTCGGGCTAAGCGGATGCTGACTCTTGTCGACGAATCTAATATCTTGCTCCACGATCGGCGCCGCTCAATCACAGCCGTGGGACTGTCACAGTTTCTCACGATCCAGCGGCAATTATCAGCCGACTCGAAGTTAGGCGAGCTTCCCAAGGAATGGGTTCGCTGGACCGAGACACTGATCGCAGCCAGCGAAAGTGATTTGAGGTTGAATTCTTGGACCGCACCGCGCGGTTCACGCAAATGGGCGATTGCGACTCAGCGTCTCGGTCGTCAGCGTGCAGGGCGTGACTTTCAGTTTCTAGGCTTTGATCTCGGCGCATTTGGAAAATCGGACGTTCGCTCTCGCCGACTGCGCGAAGGGAATCTTTCTTTCGCCGCGCCAGTACGGCTCGGCAAAGAGTACGTTGTCTTTTCCGCTTCGACAGCGTCACATCTGGTTGGTTATCGTACAGATCCAGACTCGAACCGCAAATCACCAACGTCGCCCTACGCTGACCATCGATTTTCAAACCCAAACACTCGATTCTTCAATTTGAATTGGATCGGTGGAGCCGCTAAGTACTTTCCCGGAAATGCGCCGCAGATCTTTGACTTCTACGCAGAAAAGATAGCTCGAAACATTCGCGCCGGCAAACGCACTTTGCTAATTGCTCGCAAACGGTTTATCCCAACCTGCTCCAATGGGCTTCAGGCTTGTCTTGTACGGCTTGGTATCTCCAATGCTCGTGTGATTACCGAGAACTGGGACTCGCATTGCCTTGCCGACCCCGTGAACGTTCCGCTAATTAACTATGGGGTGTCCGGCATCAATCGTTTCGAGGAGTTCGACGCTGCCTATTGCTTGATGAGCTACTACGCAAATCCCGAGGCTATTGAGCGAACTTTGCAAGATCTTGACCCAGTGGACGGCGGATGGAGGGTCGAGATTCGCTACGATTCCCTAAGGGGCCGACTCGCTGAGGTCGGCAATCCTGCCTCCCGAAGCACCGCTATTCCTGCGCTCGCCCAAGACATTTTGGTGCAACAGGAGGGCGACGTTATCGTGCAGGCAATTGGCCGCGTTAGGCCTTTTACGAAGCCGCGGGAGGTCATTACTTTCCACACTGGAAAGCTGCCCAACGTAGATTTCGATGTGGAGTTTGATTCTCTCGCCCAGGCCCGCGCTTATTTCGAGGTTCTCAGCCGTCGCGATGCCGATCGCAGCCTTCGAGTGGTCCAAGCAGCCCATATCCAGCGCCGTAAAGCACAGGGCGCCTCAAACCAGCAAATTGCTACTGAGTTGGGCCTTTCCAGACGAACCGTGTCCCGCCGCACCACCCAGAAGTGGTAG
- a CDS encoding DEAD/DEAH box helicase family protein, which translates to MAVRVDGFMALADFRQGLTGRHALQQLTHADGRLLINLPVGVGKTELIIRIIQHISKDDTKFDAVLLMVPRNDILEEVLKRLPASVERSVLRPRPFQRCGDLNREWQSFEKSGCA; encoded by the coding sequence ATGGCAGTGCGAGTTGATGGTTTCATGGCCCTGGCGGACTTTCGCCAGGGCCTTACTGGTCGGCACGCCCTGCAGCAATTGACCCACGCTGACGGTCGGCTACTGATCAATCTGCCCGTTGGTGTCGGAAAGACAGAGTTGATTATAAGGATTATTCAGCACATATCGAAAGACGACACAAAATTTGATGCCGTGTTACTTATGGTACCACGCAACGATATCCTTGAGGAAGTATTGAAGCGTCTGCCGGCATCGGTTGAACGCAGTGTACTGCGGCCTCGCCCGTTTCAACGGTGTGGCGACCTTAACCGTGAATGGCAAAGCTTTGAGAAGAGCGGATGCGCCTAG
- a CDS encoding helix-turn-helix transcriptional regulator, with the protein MADSENVQLITVAHVSELLACSQRHVYRLVDGGKMPPPVRIGALVRWDRDVIAYWIANGCRPVRAQPAKGTM; encoded by the coding sequence ATGGCTGATTCTGAAAACGTGCAACTGATCACTGTTGCGCACGTGTCTGAGCTTCTCGCTTGTTCGCAACGGCATGTGTACCGCTTAGTCGATGGCGGCAAGATGCCACCGCCAGTGCGTATCGGCGCACTAGTGCGTTGGGACCGCGATGTTATCGCGTACTGGATCGCGAACGGTTGTCGGCCGGTTCGGGCCCAGCCAGCAAAGGGGACCATGTAA
- a CDS encoding DUF1257 domain-containing protein: MSHIVQIQTQVRDSDAVRAACLRLKLPAPVHGTARLFTTSVTGLAVQLPGWKYPAVCQLETGQVQIDNFNGHWGRQQELDRFLQAYAVEKAKLEARRKGFVVQEQPLTDGSIKLVIQVTGGVA, encoded by the coding sequence ATGTCACATATCGTTCAGATACAAACTCAGGTGCGTGATAGTGATGCCGTCCGCGCTGCCTGCTTGCGGCTGAAATTGCCAGCTCCCGTACATGGAACTGCACGCTTATTCACCACCTCCGTCACTGGCTTGGCCGTCCAGTTACCGGGCTGGAAATACCCGGCCGTCTGCCAGCTGGAAACCGGCCAGGTTCAAATCGACAACTTCAATGGTCACTGGGGACGGCAGCAAGAGCTAGACCGGTTCCTGCAGGCCTATGCGGTCGAGAAGGCCAAGCTCGAAGCTCGTCGCAAAGGTTTTGTCGTGCAAGAGCAGCCTCTTACTGATGGTTCGATCAAACTTGTCATTCAAGTAACAGGAGGTGTCGCTTGA
- a CDS encoding DUF2997 domain-containing protein, with the protein MNRIIEVTISPTGETRLETHGFAGGACRQGSQFLEQALGAMLLEKLTPEFYASQVNQDQVARQQGCSP; encoded by the coding sequence TTGAACAGGATCATTGAAGTAACGATCTCTCCTACCGGCGAGACACGTTTGGAAACTCACGGCTTTGCGGGCGGAGCCTGTCGACAAGGTAGTCAGTTTCTCGAACAGGCATTGGGCGCAATGCTGCTGGAAAAGCTCACGCCCGAGTTCTACGCCAGCCAAGTCAACCAGGACCAGGTCGCTCGACAGCAGGGTTGCAGTCCTTAG
- a CDS encoding AAA family ATPase: protein MLQDRLSELIQACFTGIWVESHEHEDALAEIGTLCQQEAWRLNIWDLEQGLRIPGQESPAGSAASAVDPLAAIRSASTLAAAGSTGILVLVNFHRFLQSAEIVQALSRQLIDGKQSRTFIIVLSPVVQVPTELDKLFVVVEHPLPSRPQLAEIAAGVATEAGELPTGTEYQRLLDSAAGLTRYQAESAFSLSLVRHGKLQVETLWELKAQTLKKSGLMTLHRGHERFDDLGGLDAVKAFCQRSLRPQANRNSAVQARGILLLSPPGCGKSALCKALGNEVGRPTLQLDVGSLLGSLVGQSEANIRQALRIIDAMAPAIVYLDECDKAFSGVSGSGDSGVSARLFGSFLSWLVRRFTA, encoded by the coding sequence ATGCTTCAAGATCGTTTGTCGGAACTAATCCAGGCTTGCTTCACAGGCATCTGGGTCGAAAGTCATGAGCATGAAGATGCTCTGGCCGAAATCGGTACACTGTGCCAGCAGGAAGCCTGGCGATTAAATATCTGGGATCTGGAGCAGGGACTGCGCATCCCCGGCCAGGAGAGCCCTGCGGGAAGTGCAGCTAGTGCCGTTGATCCCCTCGCAGCCATCCGTTCGGCCAGCACGCTGGCCGCTGCCGGCAGCACCGGGATTCTGGTGCTCGTAAATTTCCATCGCTTCCTGCAGTCGGCGGAGATTGTGCAGGCTCTGAGTCGGCAGCTCATCGACGGCAAGCAATCGCGCACGTTCATTATTGTTTTGTCGCCCGTGGTTCAGGTGCCCACCGAACTCGACAAATTGTTCGTAGTGGTCGAGCATCCCCTCCCGTCACGCCCCCAATTGGCTGAGATTGCCGCCGGAGTTGCCACTGAAGCGGGTGAACTGCCAACCGGCACTGAATACCAGCGTTTACTGGATTCTGCGGCTGGCCTGACTCGCTATCAAGCCGAAAGTGCCTTCAGCCTCTCGCTGGTGCGGCACGGCAAGTTGCAGGTGGAAACCCTTTGGGAGCTTAAAGCTCAGACACTCAAGAAGAGCGGGCTGATGACGCTCCACCGCGGCCACGAGCGATTTGACGACCTCGGAGGGCTGGATGCGGTCAAAGCCTTCTGCCAGCGATCCTTGCGGCCCCAGGCCAACCGTAACTCCGCTGTGCAGGCCCGGGGAATCTTGCTCCTGTCCCCGCCTGGCTGTGGCAAGAGTGCGCTCTGCAAAGCGCTGGGCAACGAAGTGGGACGACCTACGTTGCAACTTGATGTAGGCAGCTTGCTGGGTTCGCTGGTGGGCCAATCGGAAGCAAACATCCGGCAAGCGCTGCGGATCATCGACGCGATGGCGCCAGCCATAGTCTACCTAGATGAATGTGACAAAGCGTTCAGTGGTGTCTCGGGAAGCGGTGATAGCGGTGTGTCGGCCCGGCTGTTCGGGTCATTCTTGAGCTGGTTAGTGCGCCGTTTCACGGCGTAA